In Dehalococcoidales bacterium, the sequence GTACCACCCTACTTCTCCGGGAATAGGCCGGAGCACTTATCCAGGGTACGTATTCATACCCCCGTCAGGGATAACGGCTGACGACTCCGGCCAAGTCTACACAACTACCAGCTTCGCTGGTGGCCTTCGGTTGGCAGCTCGGGAGGGATTTTCGGAAAGCCGGCTACGTCTGCTCGCACCATACCAGACTCGCTGGGTACCGGTGTCTCTCCTACTCTTCTCCGTCAACGCACTTACACTTCAAAGGTTAACACGTTATGGAAAACAAAGCAAGTGAAGGGACATTCCATGAACCTGTTTTATTGCCGTAAAGCTAGCTCTGACTACCCTGGTCGGGCAGAATCATTACCTTGCGGGCGTCGCCCTCACCGGTGCTTTCTGTGGTGACATCGGGATGGTCTGTCAGGGCCAGGTGGATGATGCGTCTCTCGTAGGCAGGCATCGGCTCCA encodes:
- a CDS encoding R3H domain-containing nucleic acid-binding protein — its product is MPAYERRIIHLALTDHPDVTTESTGEGDARKVMILPDQGSQS